The Streptomyces tubercidicus DNA segment CCTCGCGCAGCGCCAGCGCCGTACGCGCCGCCCGGCCCTCGGGCCCGGCCGCGGACAGATCGGGGGCGGCGACCTCCTCCGGCACGGGCGGCGGGGTGCCGGGCGCCAGCCGCTCGTGCAGCAGCCGCAGCAGTTCCGTGGCGCCGTCGGCCTTCACCCGGGCCTCGAACGCGTTGCCCCGGACGATCGCGAACTGGGACTGCCCGTACGCCGCGGGCGAGCCCAGCGCCTGGGCCAGCGCGCCCTTGTCGACGCCCGCGCCGTCCAGCAGCGCGCGGCGCCGGCAGCCGGGGTTGGCGGCCAGCGCGGCGAGCGCGCGGGCGTCGAGCGAGCGGGGACGGACACCGGGGCCGCGCAGTGCGGCGAGCCGCCCCCGGCTCCCACCGGGCGCTCCCCCCGTCCGCGGGCTCGGCGTCGCCGTCGGCTGCTCCGCCGGAGGGGCGGCCGACGCGGATCGACTGTCGCGCGAAACGTTCACCCGCGAAAGTCTCGCATCCGGCACCGACATGCGGGGCGACCGCCTGTCGCCGGATGCGGCCGGATGCCGACGGATGCGGCTTCCGGCCCGCGCTCCGGCCCGCGCACTGTAGGGGAGAGCGCCATGGGGCCCGGCCCCGGGCGGGACGGCAGGAAGGGCATCCCGGCCGGGGATACATCGCCCCGGTGCGCGATGATGGAAGGCCCGCGGTCACCGCCGCCCGCGCCGAGAACGAGCAGCCGAGCGATCGGCGAGAGGTACGACCATGGCAGCGCGCATCTTCCTGGCCAGGCACGGGCAGACCGAATGGTCCCTGTCCGGCAGGCACACCGGCCGTACGGACGTCCCGCTGCTGGACGAGGGCCGGCGCGGCGCCAAGCTGCTGGGCGAGCGGCTGCACCGCGCACCCTGGGACGGACTCCCGGGCGTCGAGGTCCGCACCAGTCCCCTGGTGCGCGCCAGTGAGACCTGCCAGCTGGCCGGGTTCGGCGACCGGGCGCAGCCGTGGGACGCGCTGATGGAGGTCGACTACGGCGCGTACGAGGGCCTGACCCCGGCCGAGATCAAGTCCGGCCGGCCGGACTGGCTCCTCTGGCGCGACGGGGTCCCGGAGGGCGAGACGCTCGCCCAGGTCGCCGCGCGGGCGGATGAGGTCGTCGCCTGGGCACGGTCCGCCGACCGCGATGTGCTGGTCTTCGCGCACGGCCACATCCTGCGCTCCCTCGGCGCCCGCTGGCTGGGCCTGGACGTCTCCTTCGGCGCCCGCATCCGGCTGGAGCCGACGTCCCTGTCGGTACTCGGCTGGGCCTACGGCGAACCGGCCATCGAGCGCTGGAACGACACGGGGCACCTGGGCTGAGGACAGGG contains these protein-coding regions:
- a CDS encoding histidine phosphatase family protein; translation: MAARIFLARHGQTEWSLSGRHTGRTDVPLLDEGRRGAKLLGERLHRAPWDGLPGVEVRTSPLVRASETCQLAGFGDRAQPWDALMEVDYGAYEGLTPAEIKSGRPDWLLWRDGVPEGETLAQVAARADEVVAWARSADRDVLVFAHGHILRSLGARWLGLDVSFGARIRLEPTSLSVLGWAYGEPAIERWNDTGHLG